In Myripristis murdjan chromosome 2, fMyrMur1.1, whole genome shotgun sequence, a genomic segment contains:
- the LOC115375733 gene encoding claudin-34-like, with protein sequence MTYLVHTSHAQLAAHWLGFVGWTFIAVAVGSIQWRVWQVSDIGVITSGKAWVGIWRVCFNSHTLVTPEFKVMYCRSISLTDTFTPPEIAAAQVLMLLALIVGLCGNAGSIYALRNVYLGLDKSLPIRSVFAASGALCLLAAAMSLVPLLWNLSSVVTNKTVRFPPDFHMPEVPEEQYVGSSIGLGIIGAALMTTSGVIFLTYRLPARSRHRTHPSLREQVHPEGSASPGHESGTMTNSRGRDNPAFESHEHS encoded by the coding sequence ATGACCTACCTGGTTCACACATCCCATGCCCAGCTTGCCGCCCATTGGCTCGGCTTTGTGGGGTGGACATTCATTGCTGTGGCCGTTGGAAGTATCCAGTGGAGGGTTTGGCAGGTGTCCGACATTGGCGTCATCACCTCTGGCAAGGCATGGGTGGGCATCTGGAGGGTCTGCTTCAACAGCCACACCCTGGTGACCCCTGAATTCAAGGTCATGTACTGCAGGAGCATCAGCCTGACTGACACCTTCACACCCCCTGAGATCGCAGCGGCCCAGGTCCTCATGCTCTTGGCGCTCATCGTGGGGTTATGCGGGAACGCTGGAAGCATTTACGCTCTAAGGAATGTCTACCTCGGGCTGGACAAGAGCTTGCCGATTCGCTCTGTGTTCGCTGCCTCTGGAGCCCTGTGCCTGCTGGCTGCCGCGATGTCACTCGTGCCCCTCCTGTGGAACCTGAGCTCGGTCGTGACCAATAAGACTGTCCGATTCCCCCCTGACTTCCACATGCCCGAGGTGCCCGAGGAACAGTATGTTGGGTCCAGCATTGGGCTCGGGATCATAGGTGCGGCCCTGATGACCACATCTGGAGTTATTTTCTTAACCTACAGGCTGCCTGCCAGGTCGCGGCACAGGACCCACCCCTCACTGAGAGAGCAGGTGCATCCGGAAGGGTCAGCATCTCCGGGACATGAATCTGGGACAATGACAAACTCCAGAGGAAGAGATAATCCGGCCTTTGAGTCTCATGAACACTCGTGA